A genomic window from Terriglobia bacterium includes:
- a CDS encoding isoprenylcysteine carboxylmethyltransferase family protein — protein sequence MTLLRALDLGLLFLWLSIDFVVLRRRGSRDARRRDRLSHLGIVVATVVGIVASTSFGFAGAGSLGGLTVPAQIAGLGLLAAGIAFRFTAIFQLGALHMPVVAIQPGHRVVDTGLYRHIRHPSYLGACIGFLGFGLGLGNWLSGVSILGCVLVGYLYRIHVEEEALLEALGEEYAGYRRRTRRLIPGVY from the coding sequence ATGACATTGCTGCGCGCTCTCGACTTGGGCCTGCTGTTCCTCTGGTTGTCCATCGACTTCGTCGTCCTGCGCCGCCGCGGGTCGCGTGACGCGCGCCGACGCGATCGGCTCTCGCATCTCGGGATCGTCGTGGCCACCGTGGTGGGAATCGTCGCCAGCACGTCATTCGGCTTCGCGGGCGCCGGCTCCCTCGGCGGGCTCACGGTGCCGGCGCAGATCGCCGGACTCGGGCTCCTCGCCGCAGGCATCGCGTTCCGTTTCACGGCCATCTTCCAGCTTGGCGCGCTCCACATGCCGGTCGTGGCGATCCAACCCGGACATCGTGTCGTGGACACCGGGCTGTATCGCCACATCCGCCACCCCAGCTACCTCGGTGCGTGCATCGGATTCCTCGGCTTCGGGCTCGGACTGGGGAACTGGCTGAGCGGGGTGTCGATTCTCGGCTGCGTCCTCGTCGGCTACCTCTACCGCATCCACGTCGAGGAGGAAGCCCTCCTCGAGGCGCTCGGCGAGGAGTACGCCGGCTACCGGCGGCGCACGCGCCGTCTCATCCCCGGCGTCTACTGA
- a CDS encoding DUF2934 domain-containing protein, giving the protein MTMQPVKKTSFRINAAATKTAPPSSATAGETKKAAGANVGSPRIQITEKERHDLIAHAAYLAAARRGFQGGSPERDWLDAEAEIDASLMNLR; this is encoded by the coding sequence ATGACGATGCAGCCCGTGAAGAAGACCAGCTTCAGGATCAACGCGGCGGCGACGAAGACCGCACCGCCCTCGAGTGCGACGGCCGGCGAGACCAAGAAGGCGGCCGGCGCCAACGTCGGTTCGCCTCGCATTCAGATCACGGAAAAGGAGCGCCACGACTTGATCGCGCACGCCGCCTATCTGGCGGCGGCACGCCGCGGGTTTCAGGGCGGCAGCCCCGAGCGCGACTGGCTCGACGCCGAGGCCGAGATCGACGCGAGCCTCATGAATCTGCGCTGA